A region of the Phaseolus vulgaris cultivar G19833 chromosome 11, P. vulgaris v2.0, whole genome shotgun sequence genome:
AGTATAACAGTCGTTTTTAGAATAATTTCTCAAGTAAATAAGATTCAAACATAATCAACTAGACAAAAAACAAAGAACCATGTTCCTATGATgataaattaataacattaccattaaatgttttaaaattaatcatatCTAACTATCAAAGTAAGATATTCTTACCTAAAATAACGACGGGATTGATCATACTTCTTGATACAGTAGTAGTAGCAACCAACAGCAAACCATGATAAAGCCCTAAGCCAACATTAATGAGATTTAATTGTTTTACAGAGGCAACTACATATATCAAGGAAAAGACTAAATAAAGAATGACTCTTATATGTAGCAAATCATTATAAGACTATCAGCATCATGGAAGAAGTGTTTACATCTGAGGATAATCCTTCACCAAATTGCACGCCATCAAATAGAGTTCATTTGAATGCCCAAGTTCAACAGCAGCTGCCAGGTGTACTAACGTACACTTCAGATGGAAAAGATCCTTCTCAAGCAAACTGTAACAGAATAAGTCAGGAAGAGAAACAGAAGAATGATTGGGACAGTGAATATCCCCCACTTACACATATGTTAAGTCAAAACATTTCTGATATTCACCACACTGATGGTAGTATTCAGCTTTGCAGGCCAATAGATCGGTATTGGATTTCAGTGAGCGCAAGAAAGAAGTATCAGATTGGTCACTTTTACAGCTTTCATTCTCAAGTTCTCGGAACTTGGCTTCTACAACGTTTTCTTTGTCATACTGCATGACAAATAAGGGATTATCTTTCAGCAGCACAAAACATTTAGATAGAAGCAAATTGTACCTGTCACCTGCCATTACCTTCTTTATCAAACAAGAATAAAATGAAGAAAGCCATCCATCCTCACTACCAAATTGCAATGACGATATCAAATTTGCTTCTGAAATTTTCCATACAGAAAGGAATGACATGTATGATATtaaaatcaagtttaaaatcTACAAGGGATCAATGAAAACCTCTACCTTCCTGGCAAGTAAGCATGTGATTCTCAATAAGACATTCCAAAGCCTGACATAATTATTGCCAAACAGCAAGGAAAAAATAGATAACTGTTAACTAGTGTGCTAGAAAAAATATCCAAGTACGTATTCTACAAATGACAACTTcccaaaaatgaaaataataaattagagCATTATAATGCCTGAGGACTACTGGCTACAATCAACATTTTCAATTCTACTCTAGAGAAACTAtcataagaaaaataaacagtTTCTTTAGTAAAAGCTGTTATAGAAGTCTAAGGTATACGAGTATTTTTTTCAGCACTAGAATGGCACCTAACTGTCCCAAGGAATGGGGGTGTTCTATTAGATGGTGCTGAACCCCCCATCAGTAATTCATAAGCAATTGTCCCAACCAAGTGAGCACAGCTCACAAGACCAGTCCTGGCATTACAAGACACTAGTAATGAACTTAACAAAGACAGTAAGTAGAATATCAATCCATACCTCATAACATAAAGGATCCGCTTTTATAGCAGCTTTATACctttaacaaaaacaaacacaGCAGAACAAATGAGTTTTTATTATCAAATGTCACGCAATTATACTTCCATATAATAAATGTAGAAAAAGGACCCGTGTGGATAAAGTTATTAATAAGTATTTataagagaataaaataaaaagataaaatgaatCAAACTTCTCTCAGAAGTTAAATTCAACTTGTGCATTTAAACTTTTCTAAAAATCACTACTCCAATAGCTGTTGTACATAAGTTGATTTTAACTTGTGGAAGATATTTTGTTCATTTTACCTCTAATTTTCCTCTTCCATATGAATATATTGAGGAGTTTATCCAGACTGACCCTAAATTCATCTCTTTTCTACTTATCTAGAAGTTAGAGAGTAACAATCAAAATGCCCCAAACATACTCACCACAGTCTAGCCTGGGCACGGTTTTCTAGAGCCTCGTATGCTTTTCCTCTTAAGAAGCATATTGCAGAAGATATCTGTAATAGCATAATAAAATGTATTCAGATAaccagaaaaagaaaataaacaacggCAGACTTCCCATTTCTAACAAGATCTTCCAAAAATGTATCACATTCCAAGAACTTCACCTATATATTACTATTCTAGTACACCATATCAAAGCACCCAAGTAATTCCAAATTTAAATCCAGAATTAGACGTTTGGTAAACTAGGTGTGATTTAAGAAGTAgtcatttcttttttttttaaatcctaCGATCTATGACTGATTAATAGTATAAAAACCTTACATATACTATTTtctgtaagaaaaaaaattctgtagaaaaatagaaaagaaacaagTAAAAAAATGGAACTCACATTAATTTCACGATCTTCACAATCTTTATCCAAGTACATGACATTCGAGTCCTTCGTATCATAAACATTTCCTTCGTCATCCACTTTAGCCTCACCCAGCATCGACAGGCACTGATCCCACTCCTTCAATTCCTCCTTCAGTTCCACCACGCAGTCATTTACAAACaccaataaaatttaattaacaaaaaattataaaaccttCAACTTCATCCCTAAAGTATTATACCATCTCCTAAAGTGCCCctaaagtataaaaaattatacaagaaATACCTAAATATTAAAACACATTAAGTACTTTATAAGTATAGAAAAATCCATCAAATTAGACTTTATTGCAAATACCATACAAGAACTTAGAAACTAAAATGATAGGTATTTAATTGAGattatttatactattttattaCTTCACTATTACCTTGGACAGTGACTTACACTTAAAGGACTAAATTGACAGTTTATTCTTAATAAACTTATTTACTTATTcaataaatgaagaaaaataacGAAATGGAAGAAAGATTGGGGGCAATACAAGGCACTTGGCGGCGAGGTAGCGGAATCGGAGGTCGCTGAGAACGATTTTGGAAGCATTGAGGAGGTGGAAGGCACGGCGGTAGTGGCGGCCAAGGAAGAGCGCCTGCGCCTGCATGTAGATGTCGGCGGGGTCGGCGGTGAAGGCGGCAACTTTATCGGCGAAGAAGATGGCGGAGGAATAAAGGTGTTTGCTCACGCAGTCGCGCACCACACCTCGGAGCTTCTCGATTTCTTCCTCCCTCATCTTCGCACTCACTTTACTCTTTCAGTCACTGCTAGGGTTTCTGTTCTTCTTCGTCTGCTTGGTCCTGGCTTCGTGGTTCAGAGGCCAAATTGAAATAAAGGAGGGAAGAAGGCTTTTGGATCAATTTTTAATTTGCTATTCAAactaataaaatagttttaatagTATCTTGTTGAATGAATTTATAAGAATCCGTTGTAGTCTAGTTGGTCAGGATGTTCGGCTCTCACCCGAAAGACCCGGGTTCAAGTCCCGGCAACGGAAAATGTTTACcttttttaatcaaattataaaataatcatatgcatacatttttatttatataaatatttaattttaattttaacttattgaaataaagtactaaaagaaaaaaaatagacatACAAAGGTAAACAGTGTCACTGTTTTCACTGGTTATGTTTAAAGATAATAATCTGTTTTATTGTTTAATTCGATTACCAAACCAttcaatttaagaaaaaaaatcagttttaatcgattttaatgtttattattatttttatagtaattttaatcaaatattattattagattAACATTATTACTAATTGGTTATTTAGCCTAAAGGATTCTctcttaagaaaaataaaacggacaaacatatatttttatattaaataacattattatttttttatttattcttttgtaattattatataaatttatttctttattattatttatatttataatttattatatatataatatgattaattatgttattttataataattaattctttataattttgattatattttttatatttaattgtaattttattttaaataaaaataataataatttgaatttaaaaaaataaaaaaattaaaatgaaaatgaaaattaattaattaaatatatatattcttgGTACAGAGTATGTATTTGCTTTTTCTTTTGTGAGAAAAAAACGGGATCTAAagtaaatatttcaaaatatttttaactttttaattatttaaaaataattataatttttaaataaatcaattaaattaattttttaacaatttttaaatataaaaataaatttataaacttacatttttatcaattaaaaaaatataatttcaatgaCACTTATTACATCACTCACagttttttataaactttttcaacattttctacTCTATTACTTAATCCAAACATTATAACTTTCTTTAAATTTTCTCTTTAAATcatcaaaaattaattttttttttacattaaagtGGGACGTGGTTTTAGAAGATAACTTATGATATTTAGTCTTCCTAAGTGGGGAAAATTCAACGTctgaattttcttcttttttaatcAATGGATActttctttacatttttttttatttgctttctTTATGTCAAAATTAttccttttttattaaaaaaatattttttttttaatttggaatactttttctttttatttctcaaactcaaattatttttctttttttatttttaaaaatatttttttcctcaaTACTAATAGTGTTACACTTATTTTTGCCATAACTaatgatatctaaattaataataatacatgTAACTAAAATAGCGATTATGAtctttgtttttactttttttcatttcttaaatttagattaaattttattttagttcttaaatttaaaaataattttgtaagtccccaaaattaatatatatatatatattattcgtCCAAATTTAAAAGTGGTAATTTGGTCCCCttaaattgaaatattatttttaatctttcaaTCTAAAAATGTTATGTAAGAGTTGGGAAGATTTTGTCTTCATTGTTGCGTTTGTCCTTCAATTTTCTGGGTGTTGGTTTCATACAGTACTCGATCGTCATATTTTGGTTCAAACGGGATGGGTATTTGCAAAAGGTCATCCAATGTTCAAGTCAGCTCTCTTGTAGAGGATCTGATTTAGCGTGAATTACCAAATTAATCCTAGTATTAGGCAAtcattccatacactttgattaCACTAACACCTTGAAAAGGCATTTCTCGATTTCTTAATGTGTAGTCGACTAGACTTCCTGAATGATTTCGATCACATATTTTGTAAGGCATTCGACCATGGATGGTACACTAGCCCCCAAGACTcagaaatatttttgttattttagaGTCAGATTGTCAATTAATGATTTGTAAGAATTTTTATCTTGTTTGGGTGGTCCGGTTGGTGTCAAGATTTgctatattatatatttgtacACTGACCCCCAAGCTCGATTTGGCAAAGGTCCTAAAAGTCTAGAAGCTTATATGTTTTGGCGGGGTTTATGTTTTTGGGATTCATTACAGGGTCATCATAGTCGTTGGATGGGGATTGATCTAATGGTTGGGAAAGAGTGCGACGTTTCTACTTGTATGTTCTTAGTTTTTGTTGGCCATAGAGTCATTTGCATATCGGTTAAGTTTATGCATCTTACGGACGATTACTTGGTTTTAACGTTAtggatgataaaaaaaaatttgtatttgATTATGTTGAGAACATCTAGAGTGATGTTTTACTTTGACATCATGGTTGATGTAAAGTTGAGTGCATATTGGTTCATGTCGAGAACATAGAGTTTGGTATCGAGAACATATAGGTTgaagttttgttttgttttgacaTCGTGGTTGATTAAAAGTCTAGTGCATACTGGTTCATGCCGAGAACATCTAGTTTGATGCCAAGAACATCTAAATTGATGCCGAGAACATCCAGATTGATGTTTTACTTTGACATCATGATTAATTACGCTACTTTGTACACTTTAATTACGCTAATGATACGCCTTGATAAGATGTTTCTCAGTTTCCTGATATGTATTCGATATAGTTCTAAATAATTTCAGTCATGTATTCCATAAGACGTTGGACcacaaatgataaaaaaaataactcaattcataaagttgttttttttttaaattacatactaaattaagaaacaaatatACCAAGATGAATAGTTCACAAATTCATTAATCATTATATATtcgagaagaagaaaaattataaaataaaataaaatatatggaaGACTAAATGTTAACATAGACATCGATTTATTATTTTGAGTTAGCACTCGATTAGGAACGTAGAGCTTTTGTTCCACTTAGCTATTTCACCAAAAAAATTGTGGTataaaagttgttttaaaaaagCTGGCTCATAAcatctattttaatatttttgtatttcatAAATAAGTTAAGTAGTTAACAATATTTTGctacaattttaaaatgatataacTTATAAAACATTGGATATTTCCAATGATAATGTACCTCATTTACCttaattaattagattaaatcaCCAATTACCATCTCTACATGTGATTACCAAGAACTCTAATTTGGCCTTTTGCCCTCCACAACCCAGCCGTACATTTCCACCACATCAATTCAAATTAGTTTTTGAAAGCCGACAAAAGCTAAAACCGATCTAAATTGGCATGAAACATCAAATACCTAGTATATACTTAATGTGATGTAGAATAAAGATGTCATAACTTTCCATGGAAAGTGTCACTTCTATTCCTTTCCCTTGATTTTTCAAGCATATATAACTTTTTCTCCTTGGGGTCCCCCTGCCAATGGCCATAAGAACCAGAAACCAAATAGGAAAATCCAATGATGGTACCCACTCTTGACCCCCCCAACCCCACCATGATTTGCTATATTCCCTTGATCCTCTTTATGAATGAATATAGATAGAACCATCAACAATAACCAGTGTTTGTGTGTGTGCAATACCCCATGTGTGTTGCAATGTCTGAGTCTGAATTAGCCTCTTCTCATGAATCTCCCTCCTCCTCCACGTCCAGTCCAACCATCCAAATTGTCTCAAAGGCCTTCTCTGAAAGGCTTATGGGGAAATTCTTTGATGCCACTCAGTTTGATTTTGTGTATGAGCAAAGTGGCCTGTGGTCTCCCCCAATAACAAGAACTGTGTTCTTGGCCTCACCTGCAGGTAACATATGCTCTCAAGATGAAATGCTGAGGAAGCTCAAGAAGGCAAAGAAGACTTCCAAGACACCCATGTTTTGCTTCTTCAACGTATGCACTTTATTTCTTGTTCCTTTTGTTAGTTTTATGTTTTGGTATTTCTCTAGTCTAACTTTACCCTTGAAGTTTGAAATTTTAACCTTACTAAGATATATGTTTCATGTCATAATACATCATTATTGAAGTTTTGGTGTCTGTCAAGTTTCATAATAACTATAAGTTcaataatgaaataaatttgttgatGTAGGTCTCTGGTATACTTTCATATAAGTAACATCTAAGTTAATTTTTACTATGAAGGATCTACTCAGAGTGCATAAATTCTCTCTGTAAAATATGTTTCAATCCTACTTAAAAGAAAAGATTCAGTTTTACTTCAGTAAACCAGATAACATTCCTATTTATGCTTAAATGGTTTATACAGTTTTAAGTTGAGAGAGGAATAACCTTGACACATGCTTCTTACTTTTGTTTTCAGGCCTTTTTGTGCTCTTAAGTTGATCTTGGCAGTGCATAAAGTTCATTTGCCAACCATAAGCTCTTTTGGGATAAAGTCGTGTTTGTCTCagaatatttatatatgatCCTTTCATTGTGCATGTGGGTACTGCTGTGCCAACTATGTCGTCAAGTGGAATCATAACCCATAAAAAGTGAgatattatacatatataaaagTGCTTGCAAGTTCTTTGCCATGTTACCACAAATCTTGTATCCCACAACTTTGTTTCATAATGCAATATTGATGTGTAAGCTATTTCTCTCAATTCATATAAATCCCACAAACTGTCATGAATTTGTTTGTGTAACTTGGTAAGTTATATATAGCTTACATCACCCATAAAATAATGCAAGCCaatctttttttcatttatatttaaatagatAATATCTAAATTTTAAAGGATCACATAAGTTTCTTCTTTCAATATATATCATCTAGACTATTAGATATATATCTgacaaataataaaatcatttataaaaatattactaaatatatacaataacaTAAGGTAGTAGAGATTCTCCAACATTTTCACATAtcaataaaatcatttataaaaagattactaaatatttttactgacatttatttaaaagaaatataatattttaaaatattattaaatctttttaatttgtgtaataaaaaaagtaatatcaTAAAATGTTATTAAACTTTTCTGAAtagagaaataatattttaaatttattactaaagttttttattatttttgactTGTGATCCGAGATCAATATCTAGGGTAAAGATAAgacattttttcttttagagACTATACGTTAACACTCAAATCGCTCCACTCGAGCTTAGGGACAAATATACTACCGGATGGTTGAGAGGTCTGATATGGCCGAATAGCCAAGAAGACCGAATAAACTATACTGACCCGAACACAATCCATAAGTGTAtaattaactttaaataaaCCACACTTAAATGATAAACCATGATTAAAGGATAGTTGAGTCCCATTTGGACCCACATGGAAGCCCATAACAACTGAGCCACAtccaaaaagtataaataaatgaGGGAACCCCAACACTAAAGGTAATTTTTCACTCCCTACTCACCTGCATATAGTACTTAGactgacttgatcatcggagtgccttcgcaggtaccctccacATTTGACTCAGAGAACGAGCGAGCGAAAGACCATTATACCTGGTGGGCGAGAAGACTGGAAGACTTAGACAAAATAAGTTCCTTTGTAGGATCCAACCTTGTaagaacaatttttaataaagactacattataaaaatgttactattataaatattttgtaatatatgTCATTCTCATATTGTTATAAAGATGAGATAAATGACTGGCTCATGGGAAGGAAGTGAAAACATAGAGGCAGGGTATCAACTACATAATgccaataattatatttataattaaaacacTAGAAGATAAGTTCCTAAAAACATGTTTTAAgattttgttaataatattgAGGGTATAACCATAAATTCCAAAGCTACTCGTAAGTGGATTAAATTCGCCAAATTTACAAGAACATAGGGTGGTAGAAAATCTTCAAAAAAATCAATGCAAAATAATCCATAAAGCAAAGGAAAAatcatgtattttttttgttgatgTTTCAACAACCATCTTCACTAGGATCATCTAAAGGAATTTGGGGTTTTCTAAAGGAAAATGACGTAGGAGATGAAAAGACCTCAGGTGTACAAGTACTAaacttaatgaaaaaaattgagCTCAAAGAATGAAAAAAGTACTCAAATAAATTGTTCAACATTGTTAACAAGGTAATATTAGTTggaattaacttttttattcaagaataaatgaaaacaattcTTCTAACAATGCTAGAAATATATGAGAcatttataacactttgaagaacacaaagaATTTGTCTGAAATCACTTTAGGAAAAAACTTACATCACTTTCAAACTCATAAATGTCATTCTTAggaatttataaatttgttgcATTGacattattgataaaaataacttatggTACTTCAGTGTTAATTGTAGTATGATATTagttttcattatattattgtaTGCATCCATTTGAAAGTCAAATGTTTCTTGCACTTTGAATCTTCCCTTAAATCacctaaaaaaaagttattttatgtTCTACAATCACATTCATATAGTCGGAATCTAACTAACTATTAGACTACACATAATCAATTTTTTCAAACAATACAATGAAGAATGATAGAAACTACGAGCATGTGTTAATCAGGACCATACAATAATttcatataaataattttattattttttctgtcatTGCAGGTATGTTTTCCATAATTCTCATATTATGTTTATCCGTGTGACTCACTTGAGAAATACCAACCTTATATTTGTACTCTaataaaaatgagaaatatTATTGTGCGCgttaaattttgaattagtgTAAATTCTTGAGAATATATCTATAAGAGACATATCTCCAAGCCACCTATCATCCCATATAATCTTATTACCAATTTCtatttttcaatatatattgTCATAAAACTAGTTACCCCATTCCTAGTGTTTAAGCTCCTTTGTATCCTACATCCATAAAACTAGTTACCACATTCCTAGTGTTTAAGCTCCTTTGTATCCTACATTTCGATT
Encoded here:
- the LOC137824872 gene encoding anaphase-promoting complex subunit 6, with the translated sequence MREEEIEKLRGVVRDCVSKHLYSSAIFFADKVAAFTADPADIYMQAQALFLGRHYRRAFHLLNASKIVLSDLRFRYLAAKCLEELKEWDQCLSMLGEAKVDDEGNVYDTKDSNVMYLDKDCEDREINISSAICFLRGKAYEALENRAQARLWYKAAIKADPLCYEALECLIENHMLTCQEEANLISSLQFGSEDGWLSSFYSCLIKKYDKENVVEAKFRELENESCKSDQSDTSFLRSLKSNTDLLACKAEYYHQCGEYQKCFDLTYVLLEKDLFHLKCTLVHLAAAVELGHSNELYLMACNLVKDYPQMALSWFAVGCYYYCIKKYDQSRRYFSKATSLDGTFPPAWIGYGNAYAAQEEGDQAMSAYRTAARLFPGCHLPTLYIGMECMRTHSYKLAEQFFIQAKSTCPSDPLVYNELGVVAYHMKEYKKAVWWFEKTLALIPTALSEMWESTVVNLAHAYRKLKMYGEAISYYEKALALSTRSVSTYAGLAYTYHLQDDFTTAITYYHKALWLKPDDQFCTEMLSWALIDEKSNGL
- the LOC137825997 gene encoding uncharacterized protein, coding for MCVAMSESELASSHESPSSSTSSPTIQIVSKAFSERLMGKFFDATQFDFVYEQSGLWSPPITRTVFLASPAGNICSQDEMLRKLKKAKKTSKTPMFCFFNAFLCS